Within the Dermacentor silvarum isolate Dsil-2018 chromosome 8, BIME_Dsil_1.4, whole genome shotgun sequence genome, the region cacgacaggttggtggttcatcaccagcaagcaaaaaactgtgggtaccatatgtgtgtcctatactgagacgacagaatagaacATCAATTCAGTTGTGTtctcgtagctgagggccagaaacttaactgtggcttaatcaagtggagcttattatttgtttcgacGTCCCACAACTGTTGCCAGTAGTTTCGAAGTTTCTTttgcaaaaaaggcttgagatctgtggcgggaatagcaGCAgtaggattaatagcttgcgatgtatttgatgtggccatttggtctgctagcacattgccttcaatgcctctatgaccaagcacccagcatataatgacatgctggttagatatgcATGCGAGGGCACTTCCAAGAGCACTTTTCATGGATAGGCCACTAGCTGTGCAGTTACAGTATTTAGAAATAAATCGGGCAGCATTATTCTGATCATGTTCAAACGTAGTAAAGAGATGGACTGGTAGATTACACTTGTAAATAACATAAAATTTCACTTTCACTATGAGCGGAGGATTGGTAAACTATAGAAGAGACATAAAAAAATGATGGGTGGCGACCCCACCTTGAAATTCCCACACCactattccgtaacgccatgaattttgacagcatctgcttGGTAGTACAATTACTTGTTTGTTGATAAACAAGAACTTCAATGAATTCAAGAGGGCCATAGACTGGTCTTACAAGAAGTTTGAGACCCTTTCCAGAACACTGAACAATTATGATGACATAAAATAGGTGAAAATATACAGTGAAATCCAATGTCACACCGACATATGTGTTCTGCAATTTAAGTGCATAGTTCAGAAAGGGAAATTTTGGTAATCATTTTCCTCATTACTAACCAACTCCTTTCCACCAAATAATTGAAAGTAAAGCCTTGAAAGTTAATCTCACCAATCTAAAGAGTCTCCAATATATGCAACAGCTGTCGCAATAATGTTCCTCTGTCTGAGACATATTCGTCGTGACATCAGATTACTTAAACAGCTATGAAAATGGACCAGAGGCGCAGAGAAAATGAACTTTCTcataaaataaattagtttattGGGAAGGGGTATAGCCCCTTCTGCTTCATAAGAGGAAAGGGCTTATATAGACAGAAGGCAACATGGCCATGAATACATTAATTCAAGCTACATACAGCACATGTGAATACAACATGCAACACAGCTACGTAGTCTCTTCTTTATGAACTTAAAACAGAATCGTTTATACATGCACAATTTTATGTATCTGTGTTAAAGTCACAAGTTTTTCCTGTTAGCAGCAATAAATGATAGGAGGTTTGTCAGCAAAATATACATAGGGCTGCTTTTAGTAGAGCATTAAAAGGTCATAGCAAATTCACTTAATATACATTATTCTGCAGAATGTATGCAGCatataaaaaaatatattaaactAATGATTGCAATACATGAGCAACCGCCAGCCTGAAGATAGCATTGTGATGGAAAATGCTAAACGTCAACCCCAAGAAAAAAGTGTGAAGTGACTTCTAGCCTACAATTGCTCATGTGGGGAAGTCGTGTAGATTCCACCTCCCCTACCACAGCTGTGGATAAAGCTGCCAAAACAACTTGGGACTGCGCGTTCGTAGCATGTTTATCCATTCTGAGTCACAGCCCCAGAATAAGCGTGCGGCCATAAAATTGAACTTGTTGAAACAGTGCACAACTCTGCCTGCGCCTAAACACCACACATTGAGCAAGAATAAAATTAATGTGGGCGTTTAAGCAGAGCGGTGACGACTGGTCCACTCACAACAAACTGACTGCTCAGTCGCCAGCGGAAACAGACAACGTCCATGCACAAAGCGGTACTTCACGAAGACCGGTGAGCTAAGGATAACACAATGGAAACGCCTCTAAACATCGCAGGTGGCATTTGACAGTTGTTGACGGGTCTGGCTGCTGCTATAGTGCGGCCGGGTCGGTTTACTTACAACAGACAGTGGACGCAGAAACTGAAGAAAAGTACGCACAACGCAAGGCCCCTGAAGGCAGATGCGAAGCCGATGCTGGTGATAAGAGCTTCCATCCCGCATCCGAGATAGGCGTATCGTCGGAAAACATTCAGCCGCCGTCCCCCGCGTTCGCGCGAAGGACTGAGGCGGCTGAAGAATCGAGGCTGCGCCGAGCTACAATGCATCGCGCCCACGCGACTGTACGCTCCATGGTAGGAGCGGTGACCCCTTCACGCGACTTCCGTCCACCCACGAACGTTTTCTCGAGTCTTACACGCGGTTCACGCGTGCCAAACAACCCTCATAGTTCGCGGTCACGAAGGAGTTGCTTGACCGTGGACGCACCAAATTTggagaacgcgcgcgcgcgcgcgccgccatCCATTAAAAAAAGGGTACGGAAGCACATTACTACCACCCGCGACTACACAATAACGAGCGAAGCGCCTTCGCTTACCTGCTCTCATTGTCCTGAAAACTGACGTCAACTTTCTTGGCAGCGGAGCGGGCCCGGTCTTCGTCGCCCAGCCAGCATGCCTTATGGAGCTTCGTGAAACTCGAGTCCGTCCTCGCGAGGTCGATCGAGTAGCCGTGAATTTCGTCCGTGTGTCCATCCTGCGAACTCAAACTAGCCGTACTCTGCTTCTTGGCGGAGGACGATTTGAGTATTTTCTTCTGGAAGAACTTCTTCATGGCTCGCGCCAACGAGCGACCTCCCACGAAGTATGCATCAAGGGGGAGCCTGAGAAAAGAAAAGTAAGAGCGGCAGCACACGGTCCTCGCCGCGCTCGATTACGGCCACTTGAAGTCGTTTGGGCACGCGAGGACgaggcgacgacggcgacgagtGGACATCGTGCGGGAAACCAGGCACGCCGTATGCTTACGCAGTGCACCGAAGGACTGGCGAAGTGACAGCGAAGAAGTAACAGCCGCCGCGGTCACATTTTTGCTTGAGAAATGTTATTGTCTGTTGCCGCTGGCAACCGCACAAGCGAGGCACGCGAAACATCGGGCGCGGTGCGCGTTTAATTTTTGTTGTTTCACTTTCGCCTTTCCGTTTAAGCCGCGCATTCATAAATGTAGTTGCGACTGTTTCGTACACGTAAAAATAAAAGTTGTTTAAAATGACACTTTTAAAATAAACCTAATACTAAGACAATATTTAACAAAACACTCTTAATAGCGTCATAGCTTTATGCATATTTTTGTTTAGATTATTTAGTTTTTTTCAGTCGCAACGGCAACATTGCTTTGGGGTGCGCAACTACGTGCGCGGCCATATCAACATTTTAAATGTCTGCTTCCTTAGGAAATGCGCGCCGGATTCGGAGATGACAAGATTTTCGCAGATTTAGCGGCTTCATAGCGTTGTTACGATGTAACATCAGTTACGTTACACGTGTACTGACTATGTAAGCCTGTGTGAGCTTTTATGATGTCAAACAGATCTCCTGACCCCATCTATACCTTGCGAGGTCACAGTGGCCCCATAACAACGGTCGAGTTTTTCGACGATATTCTTTTCTCAGGATCATCTGACGGTGAAATATTTGCTTGGGACCTTGAGGTTAGTGGTGAGAGGTGTTCAAGACTTCGTAAAGTCATTGTAAATGAACGTTCTTGTGGACAGCTGTTTGTCGGCGCACTTCACGTCAAAACTCATTCAACTTGGTGTTTACTGTCCATAATGCctcatttttctttcattttttttctagacTTTTAGAAGAAAACACATCTTAGTGGGACACAACAATAAAGGGATTTTATGGATCGGCCATTCCCAAAAAGCTGTGATAACCCAGGGTCGGGACGGCACTGTGGCGATTTGGTCGTTGAGTGACAACCAGTGGAAGCAATCAGGTTAGTTGTCTACTCGCGTTTGTGATATTCTCCCTGCATTCATTTTGTCGCATAACCAGTGATATTTACGCGATACGCTCTAGATATTTATCGTATGATTTTCGGAGCTACAACAACATACAGTTTTGATAGGGAGCAATCGCGCTCAGAGCTGcagaaagtctttttttttttttttttttttcgcccactcGCTTATACGAAACAACAGCACCACAGATGtacaagaaagaaagatagaaaagaAGGGACAACTTTCAGAGTGTTTAAATTATGACGCACATTATTTTCGTCCTTGCTGATAGCTTTCTCATGCCGTCTGCGAAATAAGCACTCGGAGGAAGGTCTGTTAATCTTTTTACATAGGGCAAGAGGTAAGAATCGGGGCTACACCAGCACCTCCTTGTGtgtctatagaagaaaaaaaaaagaccttgtTTCTCAAGTAAAACAAAGACCCTGCCTGCAGTAGACGTACTGGCCTACTTCGTAACTGGcacctttttgtttttagtactgTCACCTAATTTCTTCAACTTCCCGCTGCCCGCTCtatattatattttttttctctaaaaattTACATGCATATACGCATTTAGCCAGGCAACAGTGGAGTAGGCAGAGGGCAGTTTTGTGACTGAAACAATTCTGAAATTCTCTGGGCATTCCACCTGCATGCATAtgcagccggaatgcccaggaaAACACTCCCAAAATAACAATGTAGCTAAGCTGCTGCTAGCTAAGAAGACGTTTTCTTTAACCATTTCGTTCAGCATCTAATGTGAGTGAAAGAGTGCTGCTTACCCAAAATATCGCTCTCTCATTTCTCCCTGCTTGATGGTCAGGTACCATAGTGACAGATTCGAAAGGATTCTGCCAGTGCAGCCTTCCTGGTGCTGCGTCGAACCTGATTGCCTGCACCCTCCGAGCCAGACTGGAAGATTACAGTATGGGACTTGGAAAGCAAGAAGCCCGTCGCATCCACTCTCGAGCCAAAGAAACGCCTCGGCATGGCAATGTGCATTAAGCTCAGCAATGACTGCAACAACGTTCTTGCCGCTTATGAGAATGGCAGCATCATCGAATATGACATCCGAAGTGGTGGTGCACCGGTCTCGACAGTGACATTGTACTCAGAACCAATAATGTGCATGGACTTCGATGAAATCCACAGGGCAAACAGGGGAATATGCGGTTCGGTGTCTAACGACCTGTGCCTGTTTGAACGAGATAAAGGACAACTTCTTGAGAAGCGGAGGCTGACAGTCACAAATGATGGCTTCTGTTCTCTGCAAATACGTCCCGATGGCAAGATTGTTGCATCGGGTGGTTGGGATGGGAGAATACGCGTATTCAGCTGGAAGAACCTGAAACCGCTTGCGGTGCTGGACGTGCACAAGGAGTCTGTGCAAGCTGTGAGATTCTCGGAAAGAGATTTGTGCAAAGCGGGCGTGCTTCTTGCTGCGGGCAGCAAAGATAGGACAGTGTCATTATGGTCTCTGTACAACTGAATTTGATGACCATTTTGCTGTCACAAAATAAACAGCACGAACGAATTGAGTGCATGTTTCCTAAGACACAGTTTGTATAAATGACTTAAGCTTTGTTACGTGCGCACTGCGTGATGCAGTTTGATTTTAAGTTTATTTTAATAAATGTGCCGGTGTAAACTTTATGAACGGATTCGGATGGTTACTATAATGGTAACCGGTTTTATTATAACGCATGGTTACTATAATAGTTAACTCTTGTTTATAGATGGCGCAGTCCGAGCAGTTTTCTGCCATTACAAGTTTCGAAAAGCGGTGATAGCCGATTTGCAGGCAGTTCTTGCAATAAACCTTGATCACGCGCTGGCAATGACGCCTTCTCGTCACTTGCATCACCTAGGTGTGCCCAGGCCTACGGCAAGCTATACGGTAAGGGTTGGGGGGGTGATAGAATGAAAGTCCGCTGGGGAGCTCTGTCACGACcgcttttgtttcgtttttttttttttttctcgccattTTGTGAGGTCGAGTTCTTACTGAGTGCGATGACGTTTTGCGCTTTGTCCTGCTTCATCGTCAGCTACCACGGAGTCTGTTGCAAGCACTAGTCGGGCGTCTCGATCTATGCCATCACCGAACCAGCGCTGATGTCACCGGCAGTGTCTGCGAAGGCAAATTGTTGGACGCGCACGCTTTCTCTCTCcagtcactctctctctctctctgttctctcTCTTCGCGTGCGTGGTTCGTGAATACGTAAGCTACCCACGATGCGAGAACAATAGTTGACCGAGGACAATCACGACCACATATTTTCTAAACGTCACGTTTTGTGAAAGATTTGCAGCAAATGTGAGCGACTATACATTGCAAATTTTGACGAAAAACTGTGACAGGCGTGGTATAGTGGAGAGCTCCACAATAATATTGAACATCTGGGTCTCGGTAGCAGacgcgaaatttttcggcacgAGAACGTTAATTGTTCCGGAACTGCCGCGCGAGCCGGTTGCCTCGTGGTCAGGAACCCTCAGCGCGGTATACCGCAAGGCTCAGTTCTTTCTCTtctgctcttcaacctcgccatGTGCGTCGTTCACCGCGCCCTCGAACCGTTAACCTCCATCCACTGTACTATCTATGCATATGACATAACCACCTGGTCTTATCTAGGTTCACCGGGATACATACAAGACTGCCTACAGGACGCCCTTGCTACCGCTTCGGCTGCCGCCAAAACAATCGGGCTTTCTTGCTCACCCGCTAAATCTGCTCTCCTCCTTGTCCACCATCCTCGATGGCAACCCCCTCCCCTAGCACTACTACTGGATCGCCATCCCATTCCTCTAGTAAAATCCATAAAAATTCTCGGCCTCTACATCCAAGCCGATGGCGGAGCTTCTTCGGCGATCCGGCACATTCTCCAGCAAGGGGAACAAATTCTACACCTAATGCGTCGCGTCACTAACCGGGTTAGGGGCCTACGCGAATCTGAACTTATTCGTCTTCGTGACGAACTCCTATTTCGCTATCGCTACCAGCTCCCTTATTTAACTCTTCGCCAACCGGACCTTAATCGCCTTGACGCACTCGTACGCAAAGCAACAAAAAATTGCTTGGGCCTCCCAATGAGTGCCAGCAACGACCGCCTAGCTCAgctgggcgtccacaacacaGAAGAGATTATCCTGACTCACCGTCGCAACCAGGAACTCCGCCTGAGCACCACCACTCAGGGACGCCACATCCTGGCCTATGTCGGCTTCTCTGTCTCCACGTCCTCCTCCACCACCTCTACGTCATCCTGCGCGGCACTTCTACGAATCGCGCCATTACCTCGCAACATGAATCCCTGTGTACACGCACAACGCCGCGCGGCTAGAATCCGCTATTTTCAACATTTCATCCACACTCATCCAAACCGTCATTTCTATTACACGGACGCTAGCGTCTCCTCACTCGGCTCTGCCATAGTGGTTCTTTCGGGCAGCTATATGCTATTCTCCATAGAGAAGTCCTCTCGGTTACAGATCCCGCACTTGCTGAACTACATGCAATAGTAGCTGCTTGCCGCTATCTTCCCCCGACACCCCGCACCTGCCTATCATTTTCACAGACTCCATGGCCGCCTGTCGCGCCTTATTACGCGGGGAATTTCCTACCCCTCTGGCACACATTCTCCAAAGTAGTCTTAGTATATCAGTTGAAATCATGTGGGTACCTGGCTACGCGGGACTGTCGGGGAACGAACGGGCTAACCGGCTCCCGGCTTTCCCGGGCCAAGCTCACATGACTCCCGACCTCCTCCCATTTCTCTCCAGCCCTATCGACTTGCCCGCCACGCGTTTCTGCCTTTACAACTCGGTCTATCTCGCGCACACGGCGTCCTCATCCGACAAGCCCAGACGGGCTCTCTTCTTTCTCCAACACGTCTACATCTCCTTCGCGCATTTGCGGAAGAGCCACCTCCGCGATGTCACAGGTGCGGCGGTCATCCCAATGGCTCTCCCATACTGTGGTCCTGCCCTCCTCCccaccccttcccccctccccaaCATCCACCAACCTATCCCCTACCACTACGGCGGCTTGGTTGACTCGCAGCATCACTGCTAGCTGGCTCAGCGGCACCTGGCAacccaatattctagtacactgtagctgaaGCGATGAAAGGCGTGCCCGGCGGGACCCTGCACTGAGGGACCCTCTCCACAACTGCTACTCTTACTTTTTAtttaataaagtgtatcatcatcatcgtggtcaGGAACGTTGAGTCACCGTATGTGTGTGCGGACAAGTTCAGTTAGCACCGTGGGACCTACTTTCGGTGGCGAAatgtctgtttctttttttcgttcgtgTTGGAGTCAAGTTACGCGTGAAATCTCTCCGGGCCGTTTTCACCGGTTGAATTTTGAGttattatttttcttcctttcttttcgcgCACTGCGCTTCATCTGAAATGTCAAACATGTTTGGGCTTTCTGTCAGAATGCAAGTGAAAAACTAGTGTTAAAATAACATTAAAAAGGAACACCAGAAATGTTTAGACTCGTAGAACTTCCTTTCAGAACTATAGATTTATTCGTTTAATACAATAACGTCCGTGATTAGCGCAGAAAGTGCAGTTCAAACATTACCAGGCCTTCGTAAATTTCGGTGAtgacgtcagtgtgacgtcacgaatttcgcAGTATTGTCGCGCATTGTTCTGCACGGGCAAAGCAGCCAATAGTGCAGAGGCTTTCTCTGCTGACCTTTTAACTGTAACCATTTTTTTTATCGACAACTAGCTGAACGCTCGAGGCTATAGTTGGCAGGAAATTTTAGCGGAGTTGGTGCGAAAATTTCACGCTTGCGTTGCCACCAGTCCTTAGGCTTTTCGTATTCTCCGTCTTGCGAAGTCATCGCTCACCGTATTAGGCTTGCCTGTCTGCTGTCCCGGAAGTGTGATCTGGCTATCTGGATATTGAACAATAGAAATATGTACCTCTTGCTCTTGTTTATGCTGAGCGTGTGGGTCTGTAATAAAGTACAGTGCATATTATATGTGTTTCTTGTACGTTGTGCACATGTGTGCGATGTATATACGCGTCATTTCATGTCACCCGCTTCATCTGGAGTTGCCAGATGACGTCATCACACAGTGCGCCTTTTCTGGCATGCACAATACGCCCAGCAGTATTGTACTGCGACAATATCTCTAGGCGTATGGCCAGGCCGACGTCTTAAGCACCCATCAAAGATTGGtttgttgctctctctctcttgtacttGCCTTCATAGCAGCTGATGCAATCAGaagcagaaaaataaagaaaggaggtGGACATTTCAAGAACTGCCGCCTAGCTAGAAAACATGGCAGTACTTTGTGCTCTTTTTGCTCTAGACAGAAGGTGAATATAGCGCTATAAGACTGCGAAGGGTAATATATAGTTTGTAGAAGTTTATGGTCTGTATAAATTAAGGAGTATATAGTGACACACGCTTTTGAAGTTGTAGCAACTCTATACCACTTCTCTCACTTAGCATGATATGAAGGTTGGGAAATATGTTTTAATTTCGATACTA harbors:
- the LOC119461288 gene encoding LOW QUALITY PROTEIN: guanine nucleotide-binding protein subunit beta-like protein 1 (The sequence of the model RefSeq protein was modified relative to this genomic sequence to represent the inferred CDS: deleted 1 base in 1 codon), whose amino-acid sequence is MMSNRSPDPIYTLRGHSGPITTVEFFDDILFSGSSDGEIFAWDLETFRRKHILVGHNNKGILWIGHSQKAVITQGRDGTVAIWSLSDNQWKQSGTIVTDSKGFCQCSLPGAASNLIAAPSEPDWKITVWDLESKKPVASTLEPKKRLGMAMCIKLSNDCNNVLAAYENGSIIEYDIRSGGAPVSTVTLYSEPIMCMDFDEIHRANRGICGSVSNDLCLFERDKGQLLEKRRLTVTNDGFCSLQIRPDGKIVASGGWDGRIRVFSWKNLKPLAVLDVHKESVQAVRFSERDLCKAGVLLAAGSKDRTVSLWSLYN